A genomic segment from Mycolicibacterium tusciae JS617 encodes:
- a CDS encoding helicase-related protein, with product MTFDRGQRVRVQAAGVPEFATIRFAIPGDSDGSWDLILVDDEDRRHEINLAADDTTTVRTLVSDGHGDSARVLAAMWTQWMDAAATNAESSAMASMPLKPYAHQTTAVYGAMLPQPQLRFLLADEPGTGKTIMAGLYLREMQRLGLVKRALIVCPANLASKWVDDFSRLLGGGLRQITSATVREDALNSNDLWVVSLELAAVNPAVQDALRPDKAGWDLVVFDEAHRLTPTAAGFHQVGRLLAKNTPRALLMTATPHRGKEWLFRHLLHLVDPAIYPDPGSDPNVALSALRPGPIHFLRRMKEDLVDYDGKTRLFKGRFAANHSVALSQAEYAYYQAALDMVEQYFPQTAQPLARMVYGKRAASSLYALAETLRRRSTHMGEMSEAEAALIAESSGDGDESEVDEAKVIHTGSTSTRAERTAIKGLLDRIDATISDSAWLPSKWRRLTEDCLSKHAILPGNGEQAVVFTEYADSAQWISDRLNAEGYTAKMYSGRQSKPDRDEVRKAFMRGDFQVIVTTDAGNEGIDLQAAHVLVNYDIPWSLVRLEQRMGRIHRVGQLREVYLYNLVATDTREGETLLRLLDNFVTAANELHGQMFDSLSAVAEITGVDYDRWLTDLYGNDEAKKQVAIDAARAVQAQELTRVARQVRDNERRLASQVDAVAALTLLQRDLFARINPAIVEAYLDRLSAAGVLQAAPTAAGPGFRRLSLAGQSLPPSLGGGADAHIATSGEAVRAAEESIDVGDTVTLGPGEPAFTDLIALADRALAEDLYQSGAAADPSSLTPYDLYAYEATMTESDGKRASVWATLVKVDDSGNARAVRWETLANLVPTETAGTAAHPAREGRAQEVARAVAETTVTEHRKVRTDWFGQARRDLNNLPLNLTEGIEDRDTRVALRRQFQVQTSARVAELERLTDVQLTDPKLVGRIRVVAAADASTQAEIDAEMVSMSHVRQLLVDDGWVVEDVHTEGRGYDLEARRNSQIRHVEVKGVLDSAASNGIRMTGNEVLIATQHRRNYWLYVVDQCADGVGRFFGAYEDPATLFSTDMTGDAIFRVPGSSLKSAPGSNL from the coding sequence GTGACGTTTGACCGCGGTCAGCGGGTCCGTGTTCAGGCTGCCGGTGTGCCCGAGTTCGCGACGATCCGCTTCGCTATTCCCGGCGATTCTGACGGTTCGTGGGACTTGATCCTGGTCGACGACGAGGACCGCCGGCATGAGATCAATCTGGCTGCCGACGACACCACCACCGTGCGCACACTCGTCAGCGATGGGCACGGGGATTCCGCGCGAGTGCTGGCCGCCATGTGGACGCAGTGGATGGACGCCGCGGCGACCAACGCGGAGTCCAGCGCGATGGCGTCGATGCCCCTCAAGCCATACGCGCATCAGACCACCGCGGTGTACGGCGCGATGCTGCCGCAACCTCAACTAAGGTTTCTGCTCGCCGACGAACCCGGTACCGGTAAGACGATCATGGCGGGGTTGTATCTGCGCGAGATGCAGCGCCTCGGCTTGGTGAAGCGCGCGCTGATCGTCTGCCCCGCCAACTTGGCCTCAAAGTGGGTCGATGACTTCTCCCGTCTGCTCGGTGGCGGTCTGCGGCAGATCACCTCGGCGACGGTGCGTGAGGACGCATTGAACTCCAATGATCTGTGGGTCGTTTCGCTCGAATTGGCGGCGGTCAATCCGGCCGTCCAGGACGCGCTGCGCCCGGACAAGGCCGGATGGGATCTAGTGGTGTTCGACGAGGCCCACCGGTTGACTCCGACCGCGGCGGGATTCCACCAAGTGGGTCGTCTGCTGGCGAAGAACACCCCGCGGGCACTGCTGATGACCGCGACCCCCCACCGTGGCAAGGAATGGCTATTCCGGCACCTCCTGCACTTGGTCGACCCAGCCATCTATCCCGATCCTGGTAGCGATCCAAATGTCGCCCTGTCGGCGCTGCGGCCCGGCCCCATCCACTTCCTTCGCCGGATGAAGGAAGATCTGGTCGACTACGACGGCAAGACGCGGCTGTTCAAGGGACGCTTCGCCGCAAATCACAGCGTCGCCCTCAGCCAAGCCGAGTACGCCTACTACCAGGCCGCGCTGGACATGGTGGAGCAGTACTTCCCCCAGACGGCGCAACCGCTGGCCCGGATGGTGTACGGAAAGCGGGCCGCGTCGAGCCTCTACGCGTTGGCCGAGACGCTGCGGCGACGGTCCACCCACATGGGAGAGATGAGCGAGGCCGAGGCCGCGCTCATCGCCGAGAGCAGCGGCGACGGCGATGAGAGCGAAGTCGACGAGGCGAAGGTCATTCACACCGGGTCGACGTCCACGCGTGCAGAGCGCACTGCCATCAAGGGACTGCTCGACCGGATCGACGCCACCATCTCCGATTCCGCATGGCTGCCATCGAAGTGGCGGCGCCTCACGGAGGATTGCTTGTCCAAGCACGCGATCCTTCCGGGCAACGGTGAGCAGGCCGTGGTGTTCACCGAGTACGCCGATTCGGCGCAGTGGATCTCCGATCGACTCAACGCCGAGGGTTACACCGCGAAGATGTATTCGGGCCGGCAGAGCAAGCCCGACCGCGATGAGGTCCGAAAAGCATTCATGCGCGGCGACTTTCAGGTGATTGTCACCACCGATGCGGGCAACGAGGGTATCGATCTACAGGCTGCGCACGTCCTGGTGAACTACGACATCCCGTGGTCGTTGGTGCGGTTGGAGCAGCGGATGGGTCGCATCCACCGGGTGGGACAGCTCCGCGAGGTCTACCTGTACAACCTGGTGGCCACCGACACCCGCGAAGGTGAGACGCTGCTGCGTCTACTCGACAACTTCGTCACCGCGGCCAACGAGTTGCACGGGCAGATGTTCGACAGCCTCTCCGCGGTCGCCGAGATCACCGGGGTGGATTACGACCGCTGGTTGACTGACCTGTACGGCAACGACGAGGCCAAGAAGCAGGTCGCGATCGACGCGGCTAGGGCTGTTCAGGCCCAGGAGCTGACGCGCGTAGCCCGCCAGGTGCGTGACAACGAGCGTCGGTTGGCCAGCCAGGTCGATGCCGTGGCGGCGCTGACACTGTTGCAACGAGATCTGTTCGCGCGCATCAATCCCGCGATCGTGGAGGCGTACCTGGATCGGCTGTCAGCGGCTGGGGTGCTGCAGGCCGCGCCCACCGCGGCGGGTCCGGGATTTCGTCGGCTGTCGTTGGCCGGACAATCCCTGCCGCCATCGCTGGGGGGTGGCGCAGACGCGCACATCGCTACCAGCGGGGAGGCTGTGCGCGCCGCTGAAGAGAGTATCGACGTGGGGGACACCGTCACCCTGGGACCGGGTGAGCCGGCGTTCACCGATCTGATTGCCTTGGCTGACCGCGCTCTGGCCGAGGACCTCTACCAGTCGGGTGCGGCCGCCGATCCGAGCAGTCTGACGCCGTATGACCTCTACGCCTACGAGGCGACCATGACCGAGAGCGACGGCAAGCGAGCCAGTGTGTGGGCGACGCTGGTCAAGGTCGATGACAGCGGTAACGCCCGCGCGGTGCGGTGGGAGACGTTGGCCAACCTGGTGCCGACCGAGACTGCTGGCACCGCAGCCCATCCCGCGCGTGAGGGGCGCGCTCAAGAGGTGGCCAGGGCGGTGGCCGAGACCACGGTGACCGAGCACCGGAAGGTGCGGACCGACTGGTTCGGGCAGGCGCGGCGGGATCTGAACAATCTTCCGTTGAATCTGACCGAGGGAATTGAGGACCGTGACACTCGGGTGGCTCTTCGTCGGCAGTTCCAGGTGCAGACATCGGCGCGGGTCGCGGAGTTGGAGCGTCTCACCGACGTGCAGTTGACCGACCCGAAGTTGGTGGGCCGGATCCGTGTGGTGGCGGCCGCCGACGCAAGTACGCAGGCCGAGATCGACGCAGAGATGGTGTCGATGAGTCATGTGCGTCAACTGCTGGTCGATGACGGCTGGGTGGTCGAGGACGTGCACACCGAGGGACGCGGTTACGACCTGGAAGCTCGGCGTAACAGCCAGATCCGGCACGTCGAGGTCAAGGGAGTGCTGGACAGCGCGGCCAGCAATGGGATTCGGATGACGGGCAACGAAGTTCTCATCGCCACTCAGCATCGCCGCAACTACTGGCTGTACGTGGTCGATCAGTGCGCCGATGGGGTAGGTCGGTTCTTCGGCGCCTACGAGGACCCCGCCACCTTGTTCTCTACCGACATGACTGGGGACGCGATCTTCCGCGTACCGGGCAGCAGCCTGAAGAGCGCACCGGGAAGCAATCTATGA
- a CDS encoding type II toxin-antitoxin system PemK/MazF family toxin, translating to MLPARGELWWCAAGAGQRPVVVLSRDVAIPRLRRVLVAPCTTTVRGLASEVVLTPGEDPVPQRSAVNLDLVESVPLAALESRLGRLADDRMRAVCAALAVAVDWR from the coding sequence ATGCTGCCCGCGCGCGGTGAGTTGTGGTGGTGCGCCGCCGGCGCTGGGCAGCGGCCCGTGGTGGTCCTGTCGCGTGATGTGGCGATCCCTCGGCTGCGTCGAGTGTTGGTGGCCCCGTGCACGACGACGGTGCGCGGGCTGGCCAGTGAGGTGGTCCTGACGCCTGGTGAGGATCCGGTGCCGCAGCGGTCGGCGGTGAATCTTGATTTGGTCGAGAGCGTTCCGCTGGCGGCACTGGAATCGCGGTTGGGTCGGTTGGCCGATGACCGGATGCGGGCGGTGTGCGCGGCGCTGGCCGTCGCGGTGGACTGGCGTTGA
- a CDS encoding Fic family protein, which yields MPLTPGYGETPLPHDELDALLTEVVEILDKPVTRADVYALEQSLQEQVFDALMPAALDGSLPLDELLGDYFIRDLHTQLFGPIWQWGGRPRQLELNIGVAPELIAVELRNALDSIAWRWEHTDDWTPRQLGIVVHAETVRIHPFVDGNGRTTRLLADLVFAAAQDPTEQQYDWDLDKPRYIGLLRAFDMHRDVTDLAAFVGVEQIEQQEP from the coding sequence ATGCCGCTAACGCCTGGTTACGGCGAAACTCCGCTGCCTCACGACGAACTTGATGCTCTACTGACTGAGGTCGTCGAGATCCTCGACAAGCCGGTCACCCGGGCGGACGTCTATGCCCTCGAACAGAGCTTGCAGGAGCAGGTGTTCGATGCGTTGATGCCGGCGGCGCTGGACGGCTCGTTGCCGCTCGACGAGCTTCTCGGCGACTACTTCATCCGTGATCTCCATACCCAGTTGTTCGGGCCGATCTGGCAGTGGGGCGGGCGGCCGCGTCAGCTCGAACTCAACATCGGCGTCGCTCCCGAACTGATCGCCGTCGAGCTGCGCAACGCGCTCGACTCGATCGCCTGGCGGTGGGAACACACCGACGACTGGACTCCCCGCCAGTTGGGGATCGTGGTCCATGCCGAGACGGTTCGCATACACCCGTTCGTTGACGGAAACGGCCGCACAACAAGGCTTCTCGCTGACCTCGTTTTCGCCGCGGCCCAAGACCCCACCGAGCAGCAGTACGACTGGGATCTGGACAAGCCGCGCTACATCGGGCTGCTGCGTGCCTTCGACATGCACCGGGACGTGACGGATCTCGCTGCGTTCGTCGGCGTTGAGCAGATCGAGCAGCAGGAGCCCTAA